DNA from Pseudophryne corroboree isolate aPseCor3 chromosome 7, aPseCor3.hap2, whole genome shotgun sequence:
tacccaCTGTAATCCTTCGGAAAATGATAACTTAGGCTTAGTGGTTCCAATTTTTAACAATATTTTGCGGGAAATCTTATGAAAAACGCATTTTTTAAGGTTTCCTTCTTTAGTTGGCATTAGCCCATGGGCTACAGTGCCACCTGCACCTGCGCACTCGAAAAGCCCACAAGTGTGCGGTAAGAATTCCGGGTCTTAGCCTGTCTTCAGAGACCATCTCTGCATGACATTTTTAATACATACCctcagaaaaaaatatttattatttcCTAATTCTGCGGCGACAGGAAATTATATTTTTCAGCTGTAAAATGCAATAAACAAGTAAATGAACCCCTTAGACTCTGTACACATAAGTTATACTTTGGGTATGGTGCGCCCTACTGTGGCTAATTGTGGTACTACAATAGTTTCTTTACACTACTTTTGAATCTAAAAGAAAGTCTTGTACATAACTTTGTGGATGATGTTGTACTAGATGATAATTGATTATTCTGATATAATTTCATAATGTGATCTACTAATATATTTCAAAGGGTTTTTTTGAATGGATAGGGAGCCTCAGCTTCTAGGgggtaattttttttaatttttttttaacgaaATAAATGGGATTTACTATGTTCCGTGCTTTAGTTAATCGTGTTTTCCGATGGTGTATGTGTTTGTCTGCCGCGTTTGACAGCAGCCAAACACTCCCGTACATGAACTGATCAGTGAGATTCGTTCAGTGCTTCTGTGTTTTAAAAGTGTAAGAAAtggtaaaaaaaattgaaaaaaagtgTGTGCAGtgtcccctccctctcccccaagcataaccagccccggggtctttgagctggtcctggttctaaaaacataggtggtcattccgagttgatcgcagcagcaattctgttagcagttgggcaaaagcatgtgcactgcagggggggacagttataacatgtgcagagagagttagatttgggtggggtgtgttcaaactgtaatctagattgcagtgtaagaataaagcagccagtatttaccctgcacagaaacaaaataacccacccaaatctaacggtctctgcaaatgttttatctgcccctcctgcagtgcacatggttttgcccaattgctaacaatcttgctgctgcgatcaactcagaattacccccatagagaggaaAATGTGTGGGGTTTCCCTGTATTTAAAGAACCATCtccgggctcttggactggtcctggttccaaaaatagccGGCAGACatgtttatattggtccctgcagtcgTAGCATTACCCACCTCCCCcttccaactagtcaaccctggctggGGCACCctagggggagtggggacccactCAATATAGTGGTCCACCTACGGCCAAAGCTGAAGCCCAGTGCTATAGCTGGCACTTCTGGGCTGTGGGTGCCGAGTTCATAGCtttaaagaagattgacaggaggaaggcggatccggtcGTCAAGTCATCGTTTtcagggcgtggagatccgaacgcaagcgtgtcgaggcgtttggagggcggaggtttgacgtcaattccgggacctgcaacgctgaagtaattgcacagggtgagtaactcttaccctagtctacttttgcatagcagggctgcacaagcgttcgcagccttgctatgcaaaaatccaatCCCTCCATAGACGacttctagttgatcgcacgagctgcaaaaagttgcagcatgtgatcaactcggaatgaccccccaagtacaaCTTTAATAAAGCATACATGCACACTCATACTCACACACTACTACCCCCACTTCCCCCGTTGGCCTGACGGCCGTCTTGCCCAGTAGAAATCCACAAcatctgtaaaaaaaattatactcgcctattccagtgtagatcagtcctttTCTTTCCATGAAGGCAGCCAGGGgaccttaaaaaaataaaataaaaaaatacccgCAATACTGGACTAGGTCAATTCGTGGATTGAGGTTTACCACATAGTAGCAATCCCACAATAGAGTTCTATGGGAGAAAAGCCCTATAGAATTCTATCGGAGCTTCTGAGTGACAggacatagccaatcaggagagggagggggacccctttattgggggggtccACTTCCCCAGGGTGCCCTGGCCAGGGCTGACTCGTTGGGGGGGATGCTACGgttacagggaccaatataaatgtgtcccccggttgtggcattacctccttggccagtgctggttttaaaaatacgtgtgacccctatggggttttttttttcactcatatttttggaaccaggaccggtcctgaAATACTGTGGAACCCTGTGCAgtttttcccctggatttttagacccaggaccagctcaaagagcgctgggctggttatgcttatggaGGGAAGGACCGCAcacagttttttttaaataataataattattattaatattgttattattttttaacCGAGTTTGCACTATTTAAGGGTGTGTTTGCAGAAACTATTCTAGGTAATATCTGTGTTTCATTGATGATGTGTTTGGTCGAATATCCCTGTCCACCCGTGTTGTGTCCTTCTATTTGACCAAGCACAGGAGTTTGGTAAATTACCAAGATTGGAATTTTACTATGCTCAGGCAAACACGGaataagtaaatttacccctaggagagAAATACggaggtgattcagagctgattgtagatgtgctaaaattagcaaatCTACAATCggattctctgacatgtggggaacgcccagcacagggctacgctgacatgcgggggaacgcccagcacagggctacgctgacatgcgggggaacgcccagcacagggctacgctgacatgcgggggaacgcccagcacaggtctacgctgacatgcgggggaacgcccagcacagggctacgctgacatgcgggggaacgcccagcacagggctacgctgacatgcgggggcacgccttgcactggcaggcagctacccgccacGTTCTTGGTCACACCGGTTGCGTGTggcccgccccagcaacggtctgGACATGCTCGTGTTGTCTGGACTGCGCCTCCCTCAACGGCATCTTAACGCCCCCACccgccctgtgaccgcctctgcctgtcaatcaggcagaggcgatcgcaccagtgagatgctttaggTTCCAGTCTATAGATAGACCGTTAAAAgaaagacagtcattaggtagacaccatatggtcgacagtcaaaagtcagacagtcaagtcagacaaaaataattatatattattttgtttttctgtatctttttacaacttttgcctcatttactatccatgtcacaaactattaccttttagcccGAAGCGGGCCggatttcaccaaatttgggttaaaaatgtttaaaaacacttttgaccctgtctgacttttgactgtcgaccatatggtgtctacctaatgactgtctgtcTTTAATTGTCTATATGCTATGCCACACCCAGATGCTTTCTCATCTCACTGGGTGCACACTCTGTTCCCCAAAAGGCTTCATAGTGCGATTGCCTCTGATTTATGCCCTTTATCTCCAGATGTAATAACATTTGACATTACTCTGGTCTACCTAGATAAAGTTAATGcaatgtatatagggcctaattcagacctgatcatagatgtgctaaatttagcacatctacaatcagcttctctgacatgcggggggacgcccagcagagggctagtccgccacgcacGTCAGGCCCAtagccctgtctccccctccccccgcacaaatacaaaagcgtcGCACGGCGGCaaggcttttgtacttgaagagtagctccccaccagagcatctcctgtgcgctggcaggaagctactcatcgctgtgagggtcacagccgctgcgtgtgacatcacgcggcccgggcagttcagacctgatcggctgctgttcgAAAACGGCCCGAATTAGGCCTGCAGTGTCAGTGTTGTGCAGGTTTGAACATAACTATTGCGTCCATTTTACTCACAGCCAAATATGGCCACTGAATAACTAATGAAAATAggcattttaatatttttttacaccagaaatgaaagccgcaatcacatggaaaaatgaggggcctaattctgagctgCTAACTGCTACTACCGCATTAGCGCCTTTTGCCATAGTCACTTCTGTGACCATATGCTAATACTAGTACCAGCCCTTCCCCTGATGTACAGACGTGCCTCTGTATGTGCAAGGACTTGGACACCCACCACAGAGTCTATAGGTGTTGTAATTACGCTTGGCGTGTCTTTAGATGTGTTTTTAACATTGTGTCCAGCTATGAGAAGCAGCTTGGTAATGATAGTTTCTGCTTAGTTTGTTTCTTCAGACTGCTATTATTGATTGATAATTCGCCTGTTTTTTTTAAGTGTTCTGTGTCTGTGATGGCAACCTTAGTTTCACAATctagtgagcagagaggctttaGAAATACCTGTTACTCTGTTTTCACTGTGACGTCCTCCCCACCCCTCTCCCCCCTCTGTCTTCAAATGACATGCGGACAGTCTTAACGGTCTGTCTGTGAAGCCAACTGACTGCGTCAAAGTCTGACAGCCAGATGATGCGGGTGACTCAGAGGTGTCTGCTATAGAAGTAGCGGCTGCGACTACTTTCTTTCTGCTAAACCTGCAGCCACTGTCCTTTCTACTGGGATGTCCGCTGACCTGTCTACTACTCTAATCTACAGTTGTATGCAAAACAGTTGCACTATCTTTCAGATATTGGCAACACATTTTGACTTTGGTGGCCAAATTCCGTTGGACATTCTAAGCAATGTCTGTGGaacggacaccagcacaccccggaAACGCCCACTGTTCTACATCCGTCCCGGTCTGTCTggatctgaatcaggtccaatgtaATTTGCATCTGCTCTGTGAACTGTGACATGCTCTGCCTCCGTCCTCTGCCATCACATGAAATGCTGTGAGCCTTTGGCagccatatttgtttttccagagGGTATTGAAAAGTTGCTatttaaagaaacaaaaaaaactatggggtaaatttactaaggtgggagttttttagaactggtgatgttgcccatagcaaccaatcaaattctatctattatcttgtagaagcagctagataaatgttaagtagaatctgattggttgctatgagcaacatcaccagttctaaaaaaaactcccacattagtaaatttacccctatgtgggaTTGCTGCTTAAGCTAAAATTCAAATGCAGTTGTCACATATAAAATGCAGTTGACAGATGACAAATGGCCAGATGACTAAGCCTTGAATAGggctaaattgcacggtgataccaaccagctcctgtcatttttcagacacagcctgtaacatggcagttaggatctgattggctggtactttatcaccgtgaaatgtgtgacttttccaggcttagtacatctggcccaaaatatcttaaatataaaacatatgtaCTTATATATCACCTATTACAGCCAAAAAGATTATTTACCACATCTGTGAGCTTATTAAGTGAAGAAAataaaaaccaaaacatgaaagtttaTCCATCTCCACAGACTGGAGGCTGCCATTTTGTGGCTAGATACAATTTTTCTAAGAACGGAGTCTATCCGTTCCCTAGGAActcaggggcatatgtatcaaaactaggagagagataacgtgggagagataaactaccaacaaaTCAAAAGCCCCTCAGTCATGTCACCAGGGGGTCAACCCATAAAATGGCTGCGTGCAGGTAGTAGGTACACTGAGATAATGGATGCAGGCAATAGGTACACTGTGATGTGCATTGCATTGCGGGATATATTGTAATATTGTCATATGGATATTGTAAACTTTTTGGGTTTTTATCAGTCTCCTCACAATGAGAGCACAGAGGAGAGTTTTATTAGAACTGCTATTAGGTCATTACATATCATGGTAACTTGTCTCTGTCAGTCTTGAAATCAGCTCAACATCTGACATGTCCCCTTTTCAAGCATGTCTCTGACTTTTCTCAGTCTTTTCTCATTGGCGGGGCGAACATAGCTATAGGCTCCCAGAAAAGCCATTCCGTCTTGTACCTCTCCCATGATCAAGAGCTGACTGTTCCCTGAAACAGCAAGATTGGGGCAAGCACACCCCCTCCCTCCActctctcccacagtcacttccAGGTACTTGGTGTGGAAAAGATGGAGACCCATGTAGTTGTCCTTTAGTACCTCCACAAGGACCACCCGTAGCACTCTTTCCTCCCCAGAATCCTCAAGCGTCCCCACAATCACAAAGTCACTACGGCACAAGCTAGGTGCAAGCCGTCCTCTATGGTGACATCCCTGGCACTGCTTGGCACGTGGGACAGGGCAGCGATCTTCACAGGCCTGTCTGTTTTCAAAGTTGTTTTGGTTACCATGGCATCCACCGTAAATGAAAGCAAAGCACTGGCGCATGAGAGGACTGTATGCCCACCTCCACTCTGGAGCCTTACATGGCCCTCTTACAGGTGGTAATGTACAGGGATCAGGTGGTTTTGCCTGGCATGATGCCCGGCACTCTTCGTAAGTATGAAAAATATTGGTAGTACCTGGACATTCCTTATGAAGAAAGGTCTGGCAGTCACCACTTTGTTGGTCATAGAACCAATAAAGAACCAGGAGACCTTGGCACTCCTTGTGGTTTGGGGGCTTTAGGCATTGAGATGGGTGGACTGCTCTCACTGGGTTGGCCCCTTTACTGACAACAGAGAGGGGAAACTGGCCATGAAGAAGCCCTGCTGAGTTCCGTGCCATACAAACATAAATTCCCGCATCTTCTGGGCGAGCATTGTAGATGACAAGCTGGCCAGAATTGGTTACTACTAGATTGCCATACATCTGGTCTGGTCGCATCAGTGGAGACGGAGGTCCATCACCTAACTTCTCCCAGAGGATTTCCGGCCGTGGGCTTCCACTAGACTCACACTGTAGCCCTACCGTACCACCTATAGTCACCGACTGGGAGGCTGGTGAATGATACAGTGCTGGAGGTACTGGCACTTCCAAAGGGGTAGAAGACTGGGTTGGTTGTGGGGTAGTCTCAGAAGGGACTGCAGTTGTGAGAGGCCAGGAGGACACAAACTTACAGGGCACTTCCACTAAGGTGATGCCTCTGGCACAGGCTTCAGCATCCATGTAGCAACTGTTATAGTAAGTCAGGCCATCCGAGGCACAAGTAAAGCCTGGCTGTTTCCCACATCGCTCCCGGCAGCGACAGACCGGACGCTCTTCCCACATTTCGCAGACTGATCCCTGCTGAACACAGGCAAAGCTGGCACAGGTAGCAGGACGGAAGGAACCAGGAGCTGGCAAGCCGGGGTCTGGGTAACGGGCGGCCACACAACTGCGTTGTCCACAAACATTTGTGCAACATTTCTCAAATGCTTCACAATCCTGGAAAACATTATTGTAAAgagacatttttatatatatagactAGCAAATTCAGTAATGCTCTTTCTTTCTAGAGAGAGTGCAGTGTGCTAGTTGATCAGACAGCTGAATGGCGGCTCCTGAGGCCTTCTTGGGATGCTTCTTTGCTTGTGTTAGGACTATCTATGAATTTAAGCAGATCCTTATAACCTGCACTGCTGTACACCCTAATATCTCTCATTACTCatgggccatcattccgagttgttcgctcgctagctgcttttagcagcattgcacacgctaagccgccgccctctgggagtgtatcttagcttagcagaattgcgaacgaaagattagcagaattgcgaatagaaaattcttagcagtttctgagtagctcgagatttactcctacactgcgatcagctcagcccgtttcgttcctggtttgacgtcactcccccgtttctccagacactcccgcgttttatcctggcacgcctgcgtttttcccacactcccagaaaacggtcagtttccgcccagaaacacccacttcctgtcaatcaccgatcacatcaacgatgaaaattcttcgttcggacgtgagtaaatctactaagttttgtgctaaaatacttagagcatgtgcactgcgtaccatgtgcatgcgcatttttgccttaatcgctccgttgcgaaaatcgccaacgagcgaacaactcggaatgacccccatgatgcggTAGTAGACCCAAGACATAAATGTACACATTTGTGTTTTTATACAGTGGATAGTGTATGGATTACAGTATTAATAATGAACACTATAGATGGTccatacgggtgtagtatgttatgccggcgcttgggatcccggcgctcagcataccggcgccgggatcccgaccgccggcatgcaggcagcggggtgagtgcaaaagaaccccttttgggctcactgcgctcgccacgatgaAGGCACGGTGGTGCgcatattctcccttcaggggtgtcgtggataccccaagagggagaatagttgtctgtatgtcagctgtcgggattccggcg
Protein-coding regions in this window:
- the WFIKKN1 gene encoding WAP, Kazal, immunoglobulin, Kunitz and NTR domain-containing protein 1; translated protein: MRPVLYFVLLCLQAQRVSFSPTRGHFGICPNQLNANLWVDAQSTCERECETDQDCEAFEKCCTNVCGQRSCVAARYPDPGLPAPGSFRPATCASFACVQQGSVCEMWEERPVCRCRERCGKQPGFTCASDGLTYYNSCYMDAEACARGITLVEVPCKFVSSWPLTTAVPSETTPQPTQSSTPLEVPVPPALYHSPASQSVTIGGTVGLQCESSGSPRPEILWEKLGDGPPSPLMRPDQMYGNLVVTNSGQLVIYNARPEDAGIYVCMARNSAGLLHGQFPLSVVSKGANPVRAVHPSQCLKPPNHKECQGLLVLYWFYDQQSGDCQTFLHKECPGTTNIFHTYEECRASCQAKPPDPCTLPPVRGPCKAPEWRWAYSPLMRQCFAFIYGGCHGNQNNFENRQACEDRCPVPRAKQCQGCHHRGRLAPSLCRSDFVIVGTLEDSGEERVLRVVLVEVLKDNYMGLHLFHTKYLEVTVGESGGRGCACPNLAVSGNSQLLIMGEVQDGMAFLGAYSYVRPANEKRLRKVRDMLEKGTCQMLS